In the genome of Terribacillus sp. FSL K6-0262, one region contains:
- a CDS encoding glycosyltransferase, with product MNEGVSVIMTFYNEKIEWIEQSINSIINQTHNNLELILVYDNPEYNSLFNKVQSLVHNNKKIKLFKNKKNIGLARSLNFAIKQAKFDYIARMDADDIAERERISIQLKSLKDNKADIIGSNCILIDEEDNELGITNYPTDPKKINILLPYTNCLAHPTWLARKILFLELGGYFNYKCSQDYDLLLRARNKKFKLINTENNLLRYRVRQNSIGNSRALNQYLTANYIRKVNKSKSYDEKLVRNFELTKESNRTFLEIINSPKNVGSISKIAMELLIPFRHKYGLSYLINLYQTRIIKHSIARN from the coding sequence TTGAATGAAGGTGTTTCAGTTATAATGACATTTTATAATGAGAAGATTGAATGGATTGAACAAAGTATTAATTCAATAATTAACCAAACACATAACAATCTTGAGTTAATTTTAGTCTATGACAATCCAGAATATAATTCACTCTTTAACAAAGTTCAAAGTTTAGTACACAACAATAAAAAAATAAAATTGTTCAAAAACAAAAAAAATATCGGTCTTGCAAGAAGTTTGAATTTTGCTATAAAGCAAGCCAAATTTGATTATATTGCAAGGATGGATGCAGATGACATCGCAGAAAGAGAAAGAATATCAATACAATTAAAATCTTTGAAAGATAATAAAGCTGATATAATAGGATCTAATTGTATATTAATAGACGAAGAGGATAACGAATTAGGAATTACAAATTATCCTACAGATCCAAAAAAAATAAATATTTTGCTTCCTTATACTAATTGTTTAGCACATCCAACTTGGCTTGCACGGAAAATACTCTTTTTAGAGTTAGGTGGATATTTCAACTACAAGTGTTCCCAAGATTATGACTTATTATTAAGGGCCAGAAATAAGAAATTTAAATTAATTAATACTGAAAACAATTTATTGAGATATCGAGTAAGACAAAATAGCATAGGAAACTCGAGAGCATTGAATCAATACTTAACGGCCAACTATATTAGAAAAGTAAATAAAAGTAAATCGTATGATGAAAAATTAGTAAGAAACTTTGAATTGACTAAAGAATCAAATCGTACATTTTTAGAGATTATTAATTCTCCTAAGAATGTAGGCTCTATCAGTAAGATAGCTATGGAATTGCTCATACCTTTTAGACATAAATACGGTCTGAGTTACTTAATCAATTTATATCAAACCCGAATAATAAAACATTCTATCGCGAGGAATTAA
- a CDS encoding glycosyltransferase family 1 protein produces the protein MGKIYINGRFLTQKTTGVQRVAIETIKQIDLLLDKYREYNITLLVPKGSIITIELNNIIVKQIGKNKGHIWEQIDLPLYVKKETLVNFCNTAPVFKKNQIVYIHDMAIQDAPEGFSKKFVLVYKLLFKKITRNARKIITVSNFSKERILNYYPNVHNKISVSYLGVNHFSLDYNKRKDLEILKSFKLVERKYFLAVSSANPNKNFSIISRMLAETSNNWEEEFVFVGSNNSTVFRNNNIETKSIRYLGYVSDDELHALYRNARLFIFPSKYEGFGLPPIEAMRLGCQVIANKSASIPEILEDKARYFDGDSINSLEQALSNINKNNQISRTELMNFVNEKYNWKETASHLMRKIKEIQGDIR, from the coding sequence TTGGGAAAAATATATATAAACGGAAGATTCCTTACACAAAAGACAACAGGTGTACAAAGAGTAGCAATAGAAACAATAAAACAAATAGATTTGCTGTTAGATAAGTATAGGGAGTACAATATAACACTTCTTGTTCCAAAAGGTAGTATTATCACCATTGAACTTAATAATATTATTGTAAAACAAATTGGTAAGAATAAGGGGCATATTTGGGAACAAATTGATTTACCTTTGTATGTGAAAAAAGAAACCCTCGTTAATTTCTGTAACACTGCACCTGTTTTTAAGAAAAATCAGATTGTATATATACATGATATGGCAATTCAAGATGCACCAGAAGGATTTTCAAAAAAGTTTGTATTAGTTTACAAGCTTTTATTTAAAAAAATTACACGAAATGCAAGAAAAATAATTACGGTTTCTAATTTCTCTAAAGAGAGAATCTTGAATTATTATCCAAATGTACATAATAAGATATCAGTCTCGTACTTAGGCGTTAACCATTTTTCTCTTGATTACAACAAACGAAAAGACCTGGAGATTCTTAAGAGTTTTAAATTGGTTGAAAGAAAGTATTTTCTTGCAGTTAGTAGTGCCAATCCAAATAAAAATTTTTCGATAATTTCACGCATGTTAGCTGAAACTTCTAATAATTGGGAGGAAGAATTTGTCTTTGTAGGTTCTAATAACTCAACGGTTTTTAGAAACAATAATATAGAGACAAAAAGTATAAGATATTTGGGGTATGTTAGTGATGATGAACTCCATGCTTTATACAGGAATGCTAGGTTATTTATATTTCCATCTAAGTATGAGGGGTTTGGTTTACCACCGATTGAAGCAATGAGATTAGGGTGCCAGGTAATAGCTAACAAAAGTGCTTCTATACCTGAGATATTAGAAGACAAAGCAAGATATTTTGATGGTGATAGTATAAATTCACTTGAGCAAGCTCTTAGCAATATTAATAAGAATAATCAGATTAGTAGAACTGAGTTAATGAATTTTGTAAACGAGAAATATAATTGGAAAGAAACTGCTTCTCATTTAATGAGAAAAATAAAAGAGATACAGGGAGATATAAGATGA
- a CDS encoding serine acetyltransferase: MGIFSKDFQAYSNKKINLLNIIKLYSVNISYRICVNYRIQCFFRDKQCIKLAVMLKNRNYIKYGVEIGINTVIGENLRIHHPTGIVIGDRAMIGDRFEIYQGVTLGQRNGRYPTILNDVTIYPQSLILGDVKLGNYCIVAANSLVLKNLDDNSYYKSKNDYFVEELLNEKR; encoded by the coding sequence ATGGGTATATTTAGTAAAGATTTTCAAGCGTATTCAAATAAAAAAATTAATTTACTAAATATAATTAAACTATATTCAGTAAATATAAGCTATAGAATCTGTGTTAATTATAGAATACAGTGTTTTTTTAGGGATAAACAATGTATTAAGTTGGCAGTAATGCTTAAAAATAGAAACTATATAAAATACGGTGTTGAAATCGGTATCAATACAGTTATTGGCGAAAATTTAAGAATACACCATCCAACTGGTATTGTAATAGGTGATAGAGCAATGATTGGGGATCGTTTTGAGATATACCAAGGGGTAACATTAGGTCAGAGAAATGGAAGATACCCAACTATATTGAATGACGTTACTATATATCCGCAGTCTTTAATATTGGGAGATGTAAAACTAGGCAATTATTGCATAGTAGCAGCTAATAGTCTAGTCTTAAAGAATTTGGATGATAACTCATACTATAAGAGTAAGAATGATTATTTTGTAGAGGAATTATTGAATGAAAAAAGGTAG
- a CDS encoding acyltransferase, giving the protein MTFLKIFKRIRSQLIKAYYKFIFGKRISFKGKFIIGKNFVVDIMGKNSNINFEGDFVCRNNVYFVSQNGDINIGKNVFFNNGVSVSSLERISIGSDTSLGENVKIYDQDHEFRKIKKINVSGYRTMPVIIGNNVWIGSNVVILKGVKIGDGSVIAAGSLVTKDVPENCLYIEKKQAVIREIERI; this is encoded by the coding sequence TTGACTTTTTTGAAGATTTTTAAGAGAATTAGATCTCAACTCATTAAAGCATATTATAAGTTCATTTTTGGAAAGAGAATTAGTTTTAAAGGTAAATTCATTATAGGAAAAAATTTTGTTGTGGATATTATGGGAAAAAATTCCAATATTAATTTTGAAGGTGATTTTGTTTGTAGAAATAACGTTTATTTTGTGTCTCAGAATGGAGATATAAATATTGGTAAAAATGTATTTTTTAACAATGGCGTTTCGGTAAGTTCATTAGAGCGTATCAGTATTGGTAGTGACACTTCACTTGGAGAAAACGTCAAAATTTATGATCAAGATCATGAGTTTAGAAAGATTAAGAAGATAAATGTTAGTGGCTACAGGACGATGCCTGTGATTATTGGAAACAATGTTTGGATAGGTTCAAATGTAGTTATTCTTAAAGGAGTTAAAATAGGAGATGGTTCTGTTATAGCAGCAGGATCTCTTGTCACCAAAGATGTTCCGGAAAATTGTCTATATATTGAAAAAAAACAAGCAGTGATACGCGAAATAGAAAGAATTTGA
- a CDS encoding Wzz/FepE/Etk N-terminal domain-containing protein, which yields MEETISLKEIFAVLRKRMLMILSLIIAFAAIALLVSYFLITPTYKASSSIVVNQEENVDVSALNNAIQSNISLINTYKIVMTSPVILDEVAKEMNLSLSSSELAEKLEVTSEADTQIITVTATDTDQAEAAELANTTVTVFQNEIPELMNLENVKPLSLAETVEDPSPASPNILLNTAIALVLGAMVGIGLAFLLEYLDNTVKTEADIEKRIGVPVIGVISHMTEDDMKTNKHYASETNSRQVRREYSGQKKKTV from the coding sequence ATGGAAGAGACAATCTCTTTAAAGGAAATTTTTGCAGTATTAAGAAAACGGATGTTAATGATTTTATCATTGATCATTGCATTCGCCGCAATTGCATTGCTGGTCAGTTATTTTCTGATCACCCCTACATATAAAGCGAGTTCATCCATTGTGGTGAATCAAGAAGAAAATGTGGATGTTTCCGCATTGAATAATGCGATTCAGTCGAATATCAGTTTGATCAATACATATAAAATCGTCATGACCAGTCCTGTCATCTTGGATGAGGTAGCGAAGGAAATGAATCTCTCCTTATCTTCAAGCGAGTTGGCAGAGAAATTGGAAGTCACTTCGGAAGCCGATACACAAATCATCACAGTCACTGCTACGGATACGGATCAAGCAGAAGCAGCTGAGCTGGCAAATACTACTGTCACAGTTTTCCAGAATGAAATTCCTGAATTGATGAATCTAGAAAACGTAAAACCACTATCCCTGGCGGAAACAGTGGAAGACCCATCACCAGCAAGCCCGAATATCCTCTTGAATACAGCAATTGCACTTGTATTGGGAGCAATGGTCGGGATCGGTCTGGCATTCCTATTGGAATATCTGGATAACACGGTTAAAACAGAAGCGGATATCGAGAAGCGGATCGGCGTTCCGGTCATAGGCGTCATCAGCCATATGACGGAAGACGATATGAAAACCAATAAGCACTATGCATCCGAAACAAATAGCAGACAAGTCAGGAGAGAGTACAGTGGCCAAAAGAAAAAAACAGTTTAA
- a CDS encoding exopolysaccharide biosynthesis polyprenyl glycosylphosphotransferase, protein MGESKQQILKTTETGTILLNEKDNLTYLITKRLLDIILSIVGIVLLLPLCIIIAIIIKIEDSKGAILFKQIRIGQNGKKFYMYKFRSMVSNAENMLEDLLDKNEASGPLFKIKEDPRITRIGKFIRKTSIDELPQLLNVLKGDMSLVGPRPALEREVKQYNSNHIQRLKVKPGLTCYWQVKGRSNLGFEEQVELDLQYINNRNLLLDIKLIFQTLFVLFGSKNAF, encoded by the coding sequence ATGGGAGAATCTAAGCAACAGATTCTTAAAACTACCGAAACTGGTACAATTTTATTAAACGAGAAAGACAATTTAACATATCTTATAACAAAAAGATTATTGGACATTATTTTGTCTATAGTTGGTATTGTATTACTTTTACCATTGTGTATTATTATAGCAATCATTATTAAGATTGAAGACAGTAAAGGAGCAATCCTATTTAAACAAATTAGGATTGGACAAAACGGAAAAAAATTCTATATGTACAAATTCCGCTCTATGGTATCTAATGCTGAGAATATGTTGGAAGATTTATTAGATAAAAATGAAGCAAGCGGTCCACTTTTTAAAATAAAAGAAGATCCGCGTATAACGAGAATTGGAAAGTTTATAAGAAAAACAAGCATCGATGAACTACCACAGTTGTTAAATGTCTTAAAAGGTGATATGAGTTTAGTGGGACCACGTCCTGCATTGGAAAGGGAAGTAAAACAGTATAATTCGAATCATATTCAAAGATTAAAAGTAAAACCGGGTTTGACATGTTACTGGCAAGTTAAAGGTAGAAGTAACCTCGGATTTGAAGAACAAGTAGAGTTAGATTTACAGTATATAAATAATAGGAATCTTTTGCTAGATATCAAATTAATATTTCAAACTTTATTTGTCTTGTTCGGTTCTAAAAATGCTTTTTAA
- a CDS encoding glycosyltransferase family 4 protein, whose amino-acid sequence MRVAIVHDWLVTYAGAEKVLTEILRLYPEADLFSLVDHFNEEDRKKIFGKKANTTFIQNLPLSKTKYRNYLSLMPFAIEQLDLSGYDLIISSSHAVAKGVITGPDQLHISYVHSPIRYAWDLQYQYLKEANLNKGFKSLIVKRMLKKIRDWDYRTSNGVDYFLSNSDFIGKRIWKVYRRESYTIYPPVEINSFNNDISIKREDFYLTASRMVPYKKIDLIVDAFNEMPTKKLIVIGTGPDFKKIQAKAGPNVTLLGYQSFKVLKEHMQKAKAFVFAAEEDFGITPVEAQACGTPVIAYGKGGLLETVHDIDSDKPTGVFFRKQTIEDIQKAVSTFEKNYSIILSSNCRSNAERFSPENFRDKLENYVSSKMKEKWKVSGGYK is encoded by the coding sequence ATGAGAGTTGCTATTGTGCATGATTGGCTAGTTACATATGCAGGAGCGGAAAAAGTTTTAACTGAAATATTAAGATTGTACCCTGAAGCTGACTTGTTTTCTCTTGTGGACCATTTTAATGAAGAAGATAGGAAGAAGATTTTTGGTAAAAAAGCAAATACAACATTCATACAAAATCTCCCTCTTTCAAAAACTAAATATAGAAATTATCTATCTTTAATGCCATTTGCAATTGAGCAATTAGATCTTTCGGGATATGACTTAATTATTTCAAGTTCTCACGCAGTAGCTAAAGGAGTTATCACAGGCCCTGATCAATTGCACATTTCATACGTTCATAGTCCAATTAGATATGCTTGGGATTTACAGTATCAATACTTAAAAGAAGCAAATTTAAATAAAGGTTTTAAGAGTTTAATAGTTAAGAGGATGCTTAAAAAAATAAGAGATTGGGATTATAGAACATCTAATGGAGTAGATTATTTTTTATCAAACTCAGATTTTATAGGGAAAAGAATCTGGAAAGTTTACAGGAGGGAAAGCTATACCATCTATCCTCCAGTTGAGATTAACAGTTTTAATAATGATATTTCGATAAAACGAGAAGACTTTTATCTTACTGCTTCAAGAATGGTTCCTTATAAAAAAATTGACTTAATAGTGGATGCATTCAATGAGATGCCAACCAAAAAATTGATAGTAATAGGTACAGGGCCTGATTTTAAAAAGATTCAAGCTAAAGCTGGACCGAATGTTACATTATTAGGATATCAATCTTTCAAAGTCTTGAAAGAACATATGCAAAAAGCCAAAGCATTTGTATTCGCTGCTGAAGAGGACTTTGGAATAACCCCTGTGGAGGCACAAGCATGTGGTACCCCAGTTATAGCATATGGCAAAGGGGGCTTACTAGAGACAGTACATGATATTGATAGTGATAAACCAACAGGTGTGTTTTTCAGAAAACAGACTATAGAAGACATACAAAAAGCTGTAAGCACCTTTGAAAAGAATTATTCAATAATCTTATCTTCTAATTGTAGGAGTAATGCAGAAAGATTTTCGCCAGAGAACTTTAGAGATAAGTTAGAAAATTACGTTTCATCTAAAATGAAAGAAAAGTGGAAAGTGTCTGGAGGATACAAATGA
- a CDS encoding CpsB/CapC family capsule biosynthesis tyrosine phosphatase has protein sequence MIDIHCHILPGVDDGARTLEDSIEMARAASEQGIHTIVATPHHRNNHFNNHRTDILTKVDELNHVLQQENIQVKILPGQEVRIYGDLIDGLQVEEILPVNIKTPYILVELPTSTVPKYTNRLLNNLQVEGFTPVIVHPERNSELISKPDKLYELVKSGVLTQVTAASLVGKFGKKIRNFSHEIISANLSHFIASDAHNLQNRGFVMREAMEELEEFYGADIVYTFLNNAEQLVNGETVIGDIPNKIIRKKFLGIF, from the coding sequence GTGATAGATATTCATTGTCATATACTTCCGGGGGTTGACGATGGGGCTCGGACGTTGGAAGACAGTATTGAGATGGCGAGAGCGGCATCTGAGCAAGGCATCCATACCATAGTAGCTACGCCACATCACCGTAATAATCATTTTAATAATCATAGAACGGACATCTTGACTAAAGTTGATGAACTAAATCATGTGCTACAGCAGGAGAATATACAAGTGAAAATTCTTCCTGGCCAAGAAGTGAGAATCTATGGTGATTTGATTGATGGATTGCAAGTTGAGGAGATTTTACCTGTAAATATTAAAACTCCTTACATACTTGTTGAACTCCCCACTTCAACTGTTCCTAAATATACGAATAGATTACTTAATAATTTACAAGTAGAAGGGTTTACGCCAGTAATTGTCCATCCTGAGCGGAATAGTGAACTAATCTCAAAACCGGATAAACTTTATGAATTAGTCAAAAGTGGTGTACTAACTCAAGTGACAGCGGCGAGTTTAGTGGGAAAGTTTGGAAAGAAAATTCGAAATTTCAGTCATGAGATTATTAGTGCGAACTTATCGCACTTCATTGCCTCTGACGCTCATAATCTCCAAAATAGGGGGTTTGTTATGAGAGAAGCTATGGAAGAACTAGAGGAATTTTACGGTGCGGATATAGTATACACTTTTCTTAATAACGCTGAGCAATTGGTCAATGGAGAAACTGTAATTGGCGATATACCCAATAAAATTATCAGGAAAAAATTTTTAGGTATCTTCTAG
- a CDS encoding oligosaccharide flippase family protein — translation MKKGSAANILSFISGPIISALIGLITIPVTTHLLSVEDFGKLNLFLITQTFIYMFIYLAMDHSFVRFYNESSGSSLLVNTLVIPVIVTIILIGSTIFQLDNISQLLFGTNDYLLVVCLLVSIPFGILERFSQLIIRMEEKGSLFASLIIFSKLIILTLIIIFSLFINLNYILVAIIYLISQFLSATLSLVFTFSHWKRIKMKDINKNEILKFLKFSIPMYPSTLMVWGLNSITVVLLRFFSTYNEVGIYSAATRVTNIINVLQSAVMSFWLPIVYRWEGEKKPHKIFELSAKIIIISTSLCFIFVLMFRDYFIILLSSSYIEAISLLPILLFVPFMSLNSEIVGIGINIKNKTYLNTIFSFITLLILMGLGIFFINELGALGAALINGVAYVLFYLMKLIGSSIVWRNLGSNFFISNLLILITLSTLEYLLNNLISIIFISAVGVVYLIICFITLLRLKTILKGEFK, via the coding sequence ATGAAAAAAGGTAGTGCAGCAAACATTCTGAGTTTTATAAGTGGTCCAATTATTTCTGCGTTGATAGGTTTAATTACTATCCCTGTTACTACGCACTTACTTTCAGTTGAAGATTTTGGGAAGTTAAATTTATTTCTAATAACTCAAACATTTATTTATATGTTTATTTACTTGGCAATGGATCACTCATTTGTGCGATTTTACAATGAATCTAGCGGTAGCTCTTTATTGGTGAATACTCTAGTTATCCCCGTAATTGTAACAATAATTTTAATTGGAAGTACAATATTCCAGTTAGATAATATATCGCAATTGTTATTCGGAACAAATGATTATTTGTTAGTTGTTTGTTTACTAGTATCTATTCCTTTCGGTATTCTAGAACGATTCTCTCAATTAATAATAAGAATGGAAGAAAAAGGATCCCTGTTTGCTAGTTTAATTATTTTTTCAAAGTTAATTATTCTTACACTAATAATTATATTTTCTTTGTTTATCAACTTAAATTACATCTTAGTAGCAATAATATACCTAATTAGTCAATTTCTTTCTGCTACTTTGTCGTTAGTGTTTACATTTAGTCATTGGAAACGAATAAAAATGAAAGACATTAATAAAAACGAAATATTAAAATTTCTAAAGTTTTCAATTCCTATGTATCCTTCCACTTTAATGGTATGGGGACTTAATTCTATAACTGTTGTTTTACTGAGATTTTTTTCGACTTACAATGAGGTAGGTATTTACTCTGCTGCAACCAGAGTGACTAACATTATCAATGTTCTACAAAGTGCAGTGATGAGTTTTTGGTTACCAATTGTTTATAGGTGGGAAGGAGAAAAAAAGCCACATAAAATATTTGAACTTAGTGCAAAAATAATAATTATTAGTACAAGTTTATGTTTTATATTTGTCTTGATGTTTCGAGATTACTTTATAATTCTACTCTCTTCTTCATACATTGAAGCAATCTCTTTATTGCCAATCTTATTATTTGTTCCTTTTATGAGTTTAAATTCAGAGATTGTAGGTATAGGAATAAATATCAAAAATAAGACGTATCTGAATACAATCTTTTCATTCATAACATTACTAATTTTGATGGGACTTGGTATATTTTTCATAAATGAACTTGGTGCTCTAGGGGCAGCTTTAATTAATGGAGTAGCTTATGTCTTGTTTTATTTAATGAAACTAATTGGGTCATCTATTGTCTGGCGAAACCTAGGTAGTAATTTCTTTATATCTAACTTGTTAATTTTAATTACTTTATCTACCTTGGAATACTTATTAAATAACCTCATATCAATTATTTTTATAAGTGCTGTAGGAGTTGTCTATTTGATAATTTGTTTTATCACATTATTGAGACTTAAAACTATATTAAAAGGGGAATTTAAATGA
- a CDS encoding glycosyltransferase: MIKVSFVLNCINKLGGTEKATIDLANLLAINNYQVHIISLYNKINTEQNTYNLHKNIKVSFVFPNTIYLKKPLIFYRLKDSFSKKKVENIIKLLEPNYVLYTDIKQIPFYRTTYKKILMVHNSYEFYRTGLVTKKLLDKNYKEIDNIIFLSSEDLQKYKNEFDNPGNADYVYNISNISPEVRTNHHNRTITYLGRIDNNQKQLDQSLDIIKKLIDKNLFNDWIYNIYGSGPDQASVYKFIKDHNLEDRIKLKGTTTDVEEVLSKTDIMILTSKYEGLPMALIEAASSGVPIVSYECSDGIKEIVKDNFNGYLVKNNDREKFVEKLGDLIQNLDKRVTMGNNAIIQVKEKFSEESILEKWNKILK, from the coding sequence ATGATCAAAGTTAGTTTTGTACTCAATTGTATAAATAAATTGGGTGGGACTGAAAAGGCGACTATTGATTTGGCTAATTTATTAGCTATAAATAATTATCAGGTACATATAATTAGTTTATACAATAAAATAAATACAGAGCAAAACACTTACAATCTCCATAAAAATATTAAGGTCAGTTTTGTTTTCCCAAATACAATATATTTAAAAAAGCCTTTGATTTTTTATAGGTTAAAGGACTCGTTCAGTAAGAAAAAGGTTGAAAATATAATTAAATTATTGGAACCGAACTATGTGCTATACACAGATATTAAGCAAATTCCTTTTTATAGGACGACATATAAAAAGATATTAATGGTACATAACAGTTACGAATTTTACAGAACAGGTTTAGTTACCAAGAAATTATTAGATAAGAACTATAAAGAAATTGATAACATAATCTTTCTGTCAAGTGAAGATCTACAAAAGTATAAAAATGAATTTGATAATCCTGGAAATGCAGACTATGTTTATAATATAAGTAATATTTCTCCTGAAGTTAGAACGAATCATCATAATCGTACGATAACTTACTTAGGTCGAATAGATAATAATCAGAAACAGCTTGATCAATCACTAGATATTATCAAGAAACTTATAGATAAGAATTTGTTCAATGATTGGATCTACAATATATACGGGAGTGGGCCAGATCAAGCAAGCGTGTATAAATTTATAAAAGATCATAATCTTGAAGATAGAATAAAGCTGAAGGGAACTACAACAGATGTTGAAGAAGTTTTATCAAAAACTGATATTATGATACTTACATCGAAATATGAAGGGTTGCCAATGGCATTAATAGAGGCAGCATCTAGTGGCGTGCCTATAGTCAGCTATGAATGTTCAGATGGTATAAAAGAAATTGTTAAGGATAACTTCAATGGCTATCTGGTGAAAAATAATGATAGGGAAAAATTCGTTGAAAAACTAGGTGATTTAATTCAGAATTTAGATAAAAGAGTAACTATGGGTAATAATGCTATTATCCAAGTAAAAGAGAAATTCTCTGAAGAGAGTATTTTAGAAAAGTGGAACAAAATTTTAAAATAA
- a CDS encoding CpsD/CapB family tyrosine-protein kinase, with protein sequence MAKRKKQFKTNVRSLITKFNPKSPISEQYRTIRTNIEFASVDQEMRSLLVTSSGPSEGKSSTTANLGVVFAQQGKRVLLIDGDLRKPTVHYTFKLDNRTGLSTVLVGEKTLEETIKETDVPNLQILTCGPIPPNPSELLGSNAMKQMLQNAQETYDVVIFDTPPVLAVTDAQILANICDGSIIVARSEQTEYEAIQKAKDLLEPANAKLLGIVLNDVPQKKSTTYYYYGS encoded by the coding sequence GTGGCCAAAAGAAAAAAACAGTTTAAGACGAATGTCCGATCTCTCATAACAAAGTTCAATCCAAAATCACCTATTTCTGAGCAGTACCGCACCATCCGAACGAATATTGAATTTGCTTCCGTGGATCAGGAGATGCGCTCTTTGTTAGTGACTTCTTCCGGTCCATCAGAAGGTAAATCATCCACTACAGCCAATCTGGGTGTTGTATTTGCTCAGCAGGGCAAACGCGTTCTTCTGATAGATGGGGACCTTAGAAAACCTACAGTACATTACACTTTCAAGCTAGATAATCGAACCGGTCTAAGTACGGTACTTGTCGGGGAAAAAACTCTCGAAGAAACGATTAAAGAAACCGATGTGCCCAATTTACAAATACTTACTTGCGGCCCGATCCCCCCGAATCCATCCGAATTGTTAGGATCCAATGCGATGAAACAAATGCTTCAGAATGCCCAGGAAACCTATGATGTCGTCATCTTTGATACACCGCCAGTACTGGCTGTTACAGATGCACAGATCCTAGCAAATATATGCGATGGTTCCATCATTGTAGCAAGAAGCGAACAGACGGAATACGAAGCCATTCAGAAGGCGAAGGATCTTTTGGAGCCAGCTAACGCAAAGCTTCTCGGTATTGTACTGAATGACGTTCCGCAGAAGAAATCAACTACGTATTACTACTATGGAAGCTAA